The Sabethes cyaneus chromosome 1, idSabCyanKW18_F2, whole genome shotgun sequence DNA segment tgtgaattttcgtacacattttatgctagcaatttattcgcttaggggggccgtcttaccccgtcttcccctagtAAAAAAACATCGATTGGTTGCCCGTCGAGCAAATATGGGTAAATGTCAAACTCTCAGTCCGTAGACTATTCTTGTGTGCTATCTGTGATACTTCCTGATTGCATCCGAGTCTCTATTAATCTAAATGCACAGCACATATTAATTCAATTTACGGAGTAGCATCGATCTCATCTGCGTCAGATGACACTTTATCGCAAATCACTCTCCACcatttcgcgcgcttaatggcggctaataggtacacttttcgactatgtttatttgcttttgggaacacTGTTCTCgtacgcttgaaagttctacaacaacaaccaaggctggaaatatcaatttgactgacgtgaataaagttgccaaaggcatgctaacgttttccgaaagttgtacccactagccgccattacgcacgcgaacaGGTGAAAAGAATTACTCGATTGCTATAGTACTGCAACCGTACAACAAGTAAACGATATACCCTATGAAAATAGGCGCCTCCTTGATCTAAGCTTTGCTAGTATTCGCCGCCAGGACCCGGAAGTGACGATAGCGGCTTCCCCGCTTGTCAAGCATGTTCAGCATCATCCAACTCTGCTAGTTACTACCTAGGACTACAAGTTACTACAAGTAACTAACCAGTCAACAAATACTCCGCGACGTAAGTAATGCACCTCCGGCCGTCTTCTACGATTCCGCCCATGCTGATTTCGAGGTTATTCTAAATGTTTTCAAAAGCATCAATTGGAGCACAGCTTTAGATAATGAGGATGTAAACACTGCTGCAACGACCTTCTCTAACATTTTGAACTAGGTACtcgatatcccaagtaacaatttcaggctgatcaaacacttttatagctgattttattcaacctgtggctgatctatggtttaggtttagaaataaaaaccttttttcagctcttaaacatctaaatctggtgattttatcaagcttcaggctaattaatagctgctttcaaagctgcaatgaagcttaagagGAAGTTTTTTGCGCTCCTAAATAGCCCATttacgcaatgctgtcaattctatttgtagaacgagaaataattttgcaatctgcttttccagtcgcttaatcaacgcttcatcaacctttatgcagccaaaaaaaaatctttttaaattaaaaaaatggggCGCAGCCTTATTATAATTTTTTGCTGTGaacatgtttcgaacgcgatatttttaatttcgaataactttaattcgtataatcAAGCTCTACTTAAAAAATGCATatctttttttccgggaattgaacccgccatcttttgagcCATAAGCACTTACccatccgccccatttgcatctgcagaacagacagtgagaatatctttacacctaaagcctagcccgcctagcgtgaagcagtcgataatgtcgataactggcaaacttttgctgtcagccgaattgggAAATTCtgtgatctgacagtatgtgtgctgtgagccgaaagaaaacttggtggaagtttgtaaagccactttaacacccttaagcagacttaaagttGTTTAAAAGCTGTAAGCCTAATGAaggcttccactctacattttaatacctttaagcagccgtaaatcggtatgatgtttatggctgtttagaagcagattgtttagcagaaaaatccgctattaagcttttttatcagcttttgggagagaactggtttgaaaaacttaaagtagcttaaacattgcTTATTtgaacaccatttgagtgcttactttatgcagctttgatcgccttaaaccaacctgtaaacagccattgctcttgcaattcagctaccattgttacttgggtacggACTCcataaacacttgcggtcgaacaatctgagcccccgtacaaagtgcacactgtacaaaacgctaattagaccggttgtcttcTACGGGcttgaaacgtggacactgctagaagagggcCTACGAGCCTtcggagtttttgaacggcgggtgctaagaaccaggtgaagcgagatctggcgagcactgggtgcccgcgaaactggagatcagttgccgtggaccgaaacagatggagaaattatactgcgcaggccttgttgTAAAACGTTAGgctaattaagtaagtaagtaagtttagcTGGCTCACAGATACTCATCATAGCATTTATACAAGGAAGCATTTGGCTATATGTACAACAGTGTTTAATTTGATTATCTGTATGGTTGGCTTGGTACATAATCACGATCATCACATTTGTTCAGCATTGTGTGACTTGTACCTTCTGTAGTCTAAATACAAGGAAAAGGGGGTTAGGTTGTTCAAACCGTCCAAACTAAGTCGAATCTAATCTTCATCCGACTTCATCCGCATGTTCGAGCAAAAAATGTATTGATTTTCAGTTGGACCGATGTGGTAACCCTATAATTTCGGGAAATTAATGCTTTTCAGAAACTTTATTTCCGgtaagtagggtatgttgctacatcgtcgtaattgcctattcccgtcctactcaacacaaattattaaaaatatcagcatttttatgacacacaatgcaaaactagttattccctaatattttagttagttgtctatcatacgcaatcaatcaaagtgagctgagatctatttaaatgctttttatcattaaagaagtcctaccagccaaatttcctacgttttttcgtgcgacgaagaaaacaatgtcgactaatcgtgctaatttccgtcattcataaatgaaaataactcacccaaggcattgtcgttattctacagccagaaaaacttgcctgacctgcagaaattttgtagaataacatttgtcatgccgttctacacaaatacatgcgcgttagctttgtaaacattgttgtgatttttagttcggacgatgaaaaattttgttggacggattttaaaacggtacgacgaattttagcaataaagtcagttgcgtaatttcaataatatgctttaatagtcgcttttcagtgatttcaaagttcacggatcggaaggtaagtgtgttttagttaaatcagtacaagaacttttggagtattcactaaatccatccagcaaatgatgaaaattagaatgacttTCCTtaatacgacgggaattagaaaaagaccctagtGCTTTCGAGAGAATTGCTTTTAGGGAAACTTTATTCGGGGAAACGGTTTTTTTCGTGAAAACGGACTTCGGGGAAAAGTCGCGTACAatcgttttcttttcgtccgaaCAATCATCACAGTTGATTGGTACCTATGTACACTATTACTTAGGTACGGCAAACGCGGCatgtttgtgttcgtaatatgctgaAAAGTATAGGTGTATTAGTGTCATCGTTGTACGGCAcaatgtttatgcttttttatgcccgtagaagaatagggcgagattgacgtcacccttgctgtttacattatttgcgctgctaacacaatcaaacggtacgttgttccacacctctactacttcacatAGGATTGGTACAGCGTACAGCACCGGGAGGATTTATTTTCGTTGTTGATTAAATCTTATTTAGTGTGTTGTACGTCATGTTTTAGTCTGTTTTGAGCTGTTTTGGAAAAGTGCTGAAATGGTTTTAGTTACAGATTTTATacataaataatataaatacaTTTATCATTACAAATGTAAAAGCAAGTTTTTCGAGTTAAACGAGTGAGGAATACGGTTTAGaagttaaatattttaaaaaatcatcgCTATAAGTACAGTGATCGTCCGGAATGCGAAACGAAATGGAGGAAACAGTTTCAATAAAGTTGGAAGAGTTGGAAGAATCCACCGCGATAAAGGTGGAAGAATTTATTATAACTGATATTAGCTTTGATGTGAAGAATGAGCCACCAGCAGACGAAACAAATGAACTTTTCTGTGAAACTACGCCGACGTTTGGAACCCCCGTAGACGGTACAACGGTTGTAAAACAAGAACCTGCAATCGACATCATTGATGAAGTGGCAGAATCACCTCCTGCTGCAGTGTTTAACGATCATATAAAAGCTGAAAGTTGCAGGtaattttgcactatttttatctaaaataatTGAATGAATATGCAATATTTCATATAGTGAATCGATATGTTGTTGTTGAGCCAATGATAGAGTGGTTTAATTTACGGGTCATTCACCATACGTTTGCACCGTGCAACCTGGTCAGACGTGACCATACCACTAACAGCTAACCGATTTCGTATGTGAATTAGTGTTCGATCTCAGAAATAGAACAACCACGTTTCTGGTGATGTGAAATGCTTTTCAGGAACTGATAGGTACGCTAGTGGCTTTTGTCATTTGTATAGAGTTCGAACTCGAACATTAGAATGCTTTTGATTGCAGAAATTCTTACTTTGAAAACCTTTCGTCTCCCAATCTATCACCTGGTTTTCTTCTGTTACAGTGACGCGGAAAATTTGGAGGATAGGTGCAATACTGCCATTGCCCGTCGATGTAGGGACACTTTAGCAGAAAACAGTTGCAAAATTTGCGGTAATCGCTACAGATGTAGTAGTTCGCTCGGCACACATATGAAGATGCACATAAAGGATTTGAGTATATGTAGCATTTGCGgtaaacaatttttcaataattactCGTTGAAGCAACACCTAAAAACGCATAATCGCGAAAAGAAGAAATGTAACATTTGCGGAAAATTGTACTTAAACGATGGTTATCTAGCGGCACACATTGCCATGCACTACAAACCACAGCAGCATGTGTGTACAATTTGTGACCAAGCGTATGTCCAAAAAAGTAGTTTGATGGCTCACATGAAAGAACACACGAACGAGCGTTCAATCACTTGTGGCATATGCAACCAAACGTTCGCCACGACCAGTAGTCTAGACATTCACATGCTGACCCATACAAGGGTTAAGAATTTTAAGTGTGAAATATGTGGAAAAAGGTTTTCCCAAAGCGGACATTTACTGACGCACCAGAAAACGCATAGCGTAGAGCGTCCGTACAAGTGCTCGGTTTGCGGGAACGAATTTAAGTTTCGCGCAAAGCTTTCGGCACACATGTCTCAGCACTCGGAGGACCGACCCTACAAGTGTGACGTTTGCGGGGCATCCTTCAAGACTGCTGCTATACGAAATGTTCACACGAAGAAACACACGCGCCTTGAGAAAAAATCGGTGGAATGTGACAGAGAACGCTCGGTTTGGGGAAACAGATTTAAGATCCGCGTAAAGCTTATGTCTGAGCACTCGGAGGAACTCGAGGAAAAACCGTTCGAATGCGACACCTGCGGTGTACGGTATCGGAGCGCTAGCGGACTTCGTGCCCACAAAAAGCGAGTTCCGCCGTGCGTAAAGATAGGATAAATCTTACCTATCATGGTATTCACTAGGTTGCGCTTACTCATTCAAATATTTTGACCAATGAAATTGATAATTCAACTCTATAATTCATCGATCGCTTTCTTCTCTGTTCCAGCTTTGCCCCCAGTTCGAAACCGAGTCGTAGAACCGCCGCAGGCGGTCCACGGGAACATCCCTGTGACATTTGCGGTAAAATATTCAGTAAAAGGTGTCTACTGCGATACCACATGGATCGTCACATCGGCATCGAACGGCCGTTCAGGTGCAACGTGTGTGACAAATCTTTCAGCAATTCCGTCCGGCTGCACTATCATACGGCGAAGCATTTGACGGAAAAGAATTTCCAGTGCGAAACATGCCACAAATGTTTCACCCTGGAACTGCAACTGACGCTTCACCAGAAGCGACACATCGCTGATCGGCCGCATAAGTGTCCCGTTTGCCGAAAGGGTTTCCAAATGAATTCTCAGCTGGTAGCCCATATGCGCAGTCACAGCGCGGAGCGACTGTTCGTGTGCGACATCTGCGGCGCATCGTACAAGACACGCAGCAGTCTGAACAGCCACAAGCAAATCCATACGAACGTTGGGCTGAAACCATATAAGTGCGACATCTGCGGTGCATCCTACAAAACACGTGGCAGTCGACATTCTCACATGAAAATTCACCAATCGAACGAATTAAAACCCTACAAATGTGGCGTGTGCGGTTTAGCGTTCAAGTCGGTTAGTGGTCGATATTCGCACATGAAAAAACACACGTCCGTCGTTGAACCCGTGAACCCGTACGATTGTGACATTTGTGGATCGTCGTTCGAATCGGCCAGCGGTCGAGACCGTCACCGGACGGTTCACAGCGCGGTTGTGGTAAAACCTTTCAAATGTGACCTGTGCCCGGCGGAATTTGTCTTCAGGAACAGCCTCGTTACTCATAAAAGCAAAGTGCACAACGAGAGGAACTATTCTTACCGCCGGTAGGCCGGTTTAAGTCCATCTATTCGAAAAATAAAAGTGGTCGCCACATCTCTTGCAGTCATTACTTGAAAAATACCAGAAATAGGTGCCAGCAGTCATTAGAATAGAAAAGCGAGAAGTCCTTATCGTTAATCTTAACTATAACGTCGTATGTCACTACATATTGCAGTCAGCAATGTAGCGCGGCAAGTATTTTGCAGGAAAGGAGAGAACGTAATAGGTTCAAGTCGAACCAGAACGATGAAACAGTCGATTTGGATGGCGGTTCCATCGTGTTGGATAAGATGCAGATCCGTATGACCAAGAGGTAAGTGCATTTTTagagaactagctgacccgacaaacttcgtattgccacaaattaaactgtgctgtacataaatcgtgaatctcggatgacctttgtcacaatcttaagttttgcatttttctggggagttcatgtgtgttttaatatacaaattttcctcacagtaaagtaccctacgataaaactgaaccttgtcgtggtgtagggcttttaaactaatcagtaaatgaacagcggtcacgtttacttctgaatgtgggtatatatcaaaatacttttgtgatttcaagtgggactcggggtaaaattttaccaaatgtgattgtagcgttgttcagaaagtgcttttattccgtttaagaataaggccagtatggggatctctgacaatagatgaagttttctgggattcatccctatttatagcaactgtcacaaatatctccgaaaaatgtcggattgattcagttggtcgggggcttagggttagtaaggggatgtaagcgggataccagatccgattggatgccgaaggaccactctgtaatgattacgggtaatagcacttcttaggtagcagatgggaaaattaggtcaattcgtgtcgcgtgttcgagtttcggctaggcggtgctgctagatagagtaggatttttgcactggccccgtggctgtcctgagctctgatggctgcccgcgggctctgtctatgggaaggggtcgagtcttaaagagacgtttaagcccagagctttacagcactttggtctcggcgggcgagtctctatattttgaagcttctgtcgactaccgcgaacgtccagcttgtgctgcgctcaatttactttgtatcgtgggaatgcattgtgaaggggatgaaagattaaatttgccctgataagttgatccgagttgctccgaaatttgtcttatctattggttcatttgtggttgtttgtgttggaaaactaaaagcgggcgcgcgggaagaccagtgtcaggcggggctgacgaattctccacttcttcactataccgcgtattgcaactcgagtggtacaaaaagtccaaagcacatttacaaattcgatctattatttttcttctcatcatcatcattatcatcatcatcgtcatcatcatcattatcatcatcatcgtcatcatcatcattatatctaaaatatgacattccggcctttggcagagagatcttagagtcagttcgtggagtccgcgcagggccgaaacgcctccgcctgcgggtataggcgtgacggctatgcttggggctctacctgtgttttagtgggcgccagtgcctgtctcgtcaggtagaactgatgtttgaggtctccctgacactttgttgacaacacaaaagggcccagcgcagagttttatacgctattaagcgaccagttggataacccgaaaaaaaggaaaaaggaaaaacaaattttcctcacagtaaagtagaaaacaactccccccattgcttagcctgataaaataaagcggatagcatttaaatattcgccatcattacaaaccatttcgccgaataccattttgcggaacaccaattctcggttgatcataacgcggaatatagagtttcgcagaataccatttcacgaaaaacctgtAACATTTCACGGATGTAACATtttacggaaaatcttttcgtacaaCGTACCATTTttcaggggtgacccaactgaaagaaagtaatagaggtcagtagatctacgaaaataaataaacctactAGAtaaaggtgatctctacggggggctaccctccgcagtggccggcgcttccgacggcaggtcgccggtaactctcgcggcctgtggccgtctcgcgctgaattatctaatgttactattgatagtttttggtggtcttgttattgattaatgttttatgaaagagtctaaaatttctcgagttcgattagtttttgagttacgcaaaaatttctgttttatttgtatgagagtccttatccccctaccacagggataaggggtctcaaaccatcattcaaaaaattcctgcctctgaaaccccccacatgttaaatttggttccatttgcttgattagttctcgaattatgcagaaattcgtgtttcatttgtatgggagcctcccccctcctcttagtgtggggagtgatctctaaccaccataagaaccttccctggcaccaaaaacccctacatgcaaaatttcactccgatcggttaagtagttttcgattctataaggaacatagggcagacagaaatccatttttatagacagagatttgtatgggagcccctcctcttagtggggggagaggtctttTGCCATTGagagaaccttctctggccccaaaaacctctacatgcaaattttcacgccgatttgttcagtagttttcgattctaaaaggaatatAAGGACAGATAGAcaaacagaaatctattttaataggtatagataaaaggCCGGACCATTGATTGTGTCAGTCTGTTTGATCGAATTTAATCCCAAACTAACGTAGTCAGTTCTtaaaagcatcctggaaaatggcTGTTAGCGTGAGGTCCAAAAAAAGAGCACAGAATATCGCTGACCAAGACGCACTAACTGTCAGGAAGGACTTTCGGTAACCGGGACGAACAAAGAAAACACGTGTTTCTATCAAATCAATATTACttctgaatatatttgttcACTGTGGTTGACTTTTATAATTGATCGCATAATACATGACAATAGGTAGAAAGCCAGAAGATATTCAAAGGAGCGATAGTAAGGTTTATAAAGTGAGATAACTCCTTTGTTGGTAGACACCGTCCGTGTCGCTTGCCTTCGTGACTAGTAGAGTAGTAGCTCCCATTTCCGCGCCAACAAAGACGATTACTTCAATCAATcacttttcttgtcaacggccaggtcaACTGAGCGGGACGTAACGCAGAAAGAATTCCAATGAATCAAAGGGTAGGAAGAAAGCGtgaacctcccgtaccaaacgcttcccacatagataatgatttatttacagtcgttgggagtatcttcgCTAATGAAGATTaggtgatactccggacctccagggatgaacttatggcagtTGGCCTGGCAGAAGCCTggcagcttaaaaacctggacgagatcactgaagcggtcgaactgacgcgagctctcaaggagcaatgtaacgtggtggtgactaccgaagcagttcgtctgcgcaagggggtggcgggaacccaggtagctacaataagacttccactggtagacaggaatacagccctgaaggcggccaagctgaaggtgggatggtccgtatgcccactgagcgtgttccagcagccggaggcttgcttctggtgctttgagcgagggcacaagtcctggagcggtaaggggcctgacagaagccaccttTGTTGAAGATGTGGCGGTGTGGGCCATATAGCGAAGGACTGTTCTGCaccgcccaagtgcctgatatgtacaggccaacgggacgctaagtacacaacaggaggctcaaagtgcccggcaggcgcgccggcgactaaaacacgggatTAGtacaggtaacgcaactaaacttgaaccactgccatgcggcccagcagctgttataccaagcagttactgagtcgttgacggacattgccaacatctcggacccataccgcatccctgccggaaacggtaactaggtctcggataggtccgggatagcggctatatggacgacaagcaggttcccggttcaagaggttgtgtcaactgcagatgagggatttgcggttgccaaagtgggtggagtgttctactgcagctgttatgccccgccgagttggtcgatcgagcagtttacgaggatggtagaccgagtatcagttgcgctgactggtctaaggccggtggttgtggcgggcgactttaacgcttgggaggtagagtggggaagtcgtcgcacgaaccataggggtcggattctgcttgaggctctgccaaagctcaacgtagacctggccaacgtcggcaccacaagtaccttcagtaggaatggtgcagagtctatcatcgacgtgacattcggcagtcctggtctgataggagactggagggtagacaatggttacactcacagcgaccatcaggcggtccgctatggtgctggtcagataacgaggcggcaggcggtgAGTAGAGCCaatactccaaccacccgtgggtggaagacatcatacttcgatcctgaagtatttgtggaagcgatccgaagagagtgcggtgatcgcgatacgcccgatccgaacgctgatcatttggttgaggtgctgtcgcgagcgtgtgacgccaccatgcctaggaaaagccgacctaggtatggtaggtcaccggtttactggtggacagaagaaattgcggaacttcGCGGAGCCTGCttaggagaattatgcaaagagctcgttcggacgagggcagagcagattgtcgagtagcactagttgctgcacgcgcagcgcttaagagtgggataatagctagcaagcgagcctgctttggttatgtgccagtgccaatgcgaacccgtggggtgatgcctacaggatcgtaatggcaaaggccaagggcgtgatggcgcccgtagagcgatcgccagagatgctggagtggatcattgagggcctcattccgcgccacgagccaaggcccaaggcccgctgagtcgtcccacggccgacgttccagtatctcagaccatagcgtaggatggtcggtctccgtgccgaacatccaaagtaacgtgggcgacggcggtttagag contains these protein-coding regions:
- the LOC128743621 gene encoding zinc finger protein 454-like, which gives rise to MDRHIGIERPFRCNVCDKSFSNSVRLHYHTAKHLTEKNFQCETCHKCFTLELQLTLHQKRHIADRPHKCPVCRKGFQMNSQLVAHMRSHSAERLFVCDICGASYKTRSSLNSHKQIHTNVGLKPYKCDICGASYKTRGSRHSHMKIHQSNELKPYKCGVCGLAFKSVSGRYSHMKKHTSVVEPVNPYDCDICGSSFESASGRDRHRTVHSAVVVKPFKCDLCPAEFVFRNSLVTHKSKVHNERNYSYRR